The region ATGAATGATCAGAAAACAAAAAGCTTCCCAATGAAAAAGGTGTTATATAAATTAAAGTTGCATACAAGAAAACTTATCGAAGTCACgagattaaatattatttttattaacgaGTAATTAAAgataaaatacaaataaattcaaataaaaCAACTTATGCTCATGAAAACCTAATGAAGATGAAATACCAAAAAAGATAATTCAAACAGAGTACAATCTATAAAAAAACCGTTGCACATGATAATTCATCGATTAACGTGGTGAAATTCCAGATTTCCAGATATTTTGAAAGCCCAGTAGGCCAGGTTTGATTATTTTACAACCGactaaatataaaatacaataaaataaaataaaataagttatGCACATGAAAATTAGTCGTTACTGATTCCTCGGATAAAGATGTTGAGATTCCATGCACTTGGAAAACTGAACGAAGATGAAATACAAAAAGATAACTCAAATAAAGTAATCTATAAAAAACCATTGCACATGTAATTCATCGAATAACGTGGTGAGATTCCAGATATATTGAAATCCCAGTAAAGTTTTCATTACTTTATACTGTAGTCATTCTATCATTTTGCTTCTTCATTTGCAAATTTGCATCCTTTGAAATCAAAGAACCGAATCTTTCGTTTCTCCAAATTCCAATGGCTGAAATTGTTGTTAGCGCTGTCATCACGGTGCTGTGTGAGAAGCTGATCTCTGGTGAACTGATGAAGCTTGCTCGATTCGAAGGAATCGATTCTCAGCtgaagaaatggaagaaaaaCCTTCCCCTGATCCAAGCCGTGCTTGCTGATGCTACCCAGAAGCAGATTAAAGAGAGAGCTGTTCAATTGTGGGTGAACGACCTCCAGGATTTGGCTTACAACATTGACGATGTACTCGATGATTTGGCCACCGAAGCTCTACGACGTAAGTTGAATAAAGAAGCTCATTCCAGCACCAGCACCAGTAAGGTACTGAAGTTCGTCCCAAATTGTTGTACTAATTTCACTCCTCGCAACATTATGTATGGTCAGCAGATGAGTTCTAAGCTAGAAGAGATCACCACCAAATTGCATGATCTTGTTGACCAGAGAAATAATTTGGGTTTGAATGTGAATGTTGAAaggtcaaatataatagaaagACGATTGGAGCAAACTTCACTGGTTGATGAGTCCAAAATCATGGGTAGGGAAGGGGATAAAGAAGCATTGCTGGGGAAGTTGTTGGGGAATGAAGAATGTGATGAAAATGTGAGCATAGTCGCGATAGTTGGAATGGGTGGAATAGGAAAAACCACTCTTGCCAAAGTTCTATACAACGAGGAGAAAGTGAAAGATCACTTTGAAGTCAAGGCATGGGTTTGTGTTTCTGAAGAGTGTGATGTGTTTAACATTAGCAAGGCTATCTTCCAAGCAGTAACaggtcaaaacaaagattttGCTAATCTTGATCTGCTTCATGTGACCCTCAAAGAAGAACTTTCAAAGAAGAGGTTCCTATTTGTTCTAGATGATGTCTGGAACGAAGACCACAGTAAGTGGGAACTCCTCCAAAGCCCTCTTCTTGTAGGGGCACCTGGAAGTAAGATTATTGTCACAACCCGGAGTACCAGAGTTGCATCAGTGATGGACTCGCAACAAACTTACCCTCTAGGCGTTTTGTCAAATGAAGATGCACTGTCATTATTTGCTCAACACGCGTTAGGTGAAAAAAACTTTGACAAACATCCAACACTTAAGTTGCTTGGTGAAGGTATGGTTCAGAAATGTGGTAGATTGCCTTTGGCTTTGAAAGCACTTGGGAGGATCTTGAAGGGAAATAGGAATGTTAATGAATGGGAGGAGTTGTTGAAGAGTAAGATATGGGATATAGATGATGGAAATAAGATTCTTCCAGCTCTAAAACTAAGCTACTATCATCTCCCTCCACATCTGAAGCAGTTGTTCGCATATTGCTCCTTAATTCCCAAGGACTATGtgtttgacaaaaataaattAGTCCTATTGTGGGTGGCAGAAGGATTTTTGTCCCAATCAAAAGGAAACAAGTCAATGGAGAATTTAGGTCATGAGTATTTTGAAGAGCTAAAGTCAAGGTCCTTTTTTCAACAACCAACGAATGGCCAGTTAGGATATACAATGCATGACCTGATAAATGACTTGGCCACAAGTGTTGCAGGAGAGTTTTCCTTTAGATTGGATGGTGAGGTGGATGTATCTGATATGAATGAAGCTTTTGATAAGTTTCGTCACTTTTCACTCGTAGGTCCAAGATCTGGATCATACAGAAAGCTTGATGAATTACAAAGAGCTAAACACTTGCGAACTTTCTTAGTCATGTCAGTTGGTTTGGAAAACTACCACTTTTTGGACAAGGTTCTTCTTGAACTACAATTCCTGAGGGTGCTATGTGTCGTGGGCTTGAATCACATGTACCAAGGTAGTCAGATAATCACGAAGGTACCAGAATCCATTGGTAGTCTCAAGCATCTACGGTACCTTAATTTTTCTTGTACTAAAATCACATGTTTGCCAGAACAAGTGAGTAACCTTTATAATCTACAGAGCTTGTTGCTTCAAAATTGTTTTATATTATGTAGCTTGCCAGAAAGTTTTGCAAAGTTAATAAATCTGCGACATCTTGACGTAAGTAATACTCCGAAATTGAACAGGATGCCCTTAGGGATCAGTGGGTTGACGAGTCTACAGACTCTAAGCAAAGTCATTATTGACGAAGATAACAGGTTCAAAATATCCGACCTTAAGGACCTAACAGATCTTCAAGGTTGGCTTACAATTAAGGGTTTAGACAAAGTGATAAATCCAATACAAGCAAAGGATGCCAACTTACATCAAAAGAAAGGTCTTGATGTTTTGGTGATGGACTGGGGTAAAGAGTTTAATGATTCTCGGGATGAGATGATTGAATATGAAGTACTTAAAGAACTAAGACCTCCTCCAAAGTTAGAAAACCTCAATATACTGAATAACAAGGGAACGAGATTTCCTAGTTGGATTGGTGATCCCTCGTTTGATCAGCTAACAGAGCTTATATTATGTGGTTGTAGAAGTACACATTTACCAACACTTGGATGTTTACGGTCTCTTAAGAAATTGATTGTTGAAAGGATGAATGAGGTGAAGACTGTGGGTTTTGAGTTACTTGCATCCACTTCTTCTTTTCATAGTATTGCATTTCCATCACTTGAATTTCTAAAATTTAATGATATGCAAGGTTGGCAGATGTGGTCGTTTAATCGTGGCGACGACCATAGGACTCCTAGATCATTTCCTCGTCTTCATGAGATCTGTTTAAGCAGTTGTCCAGAACTTGATGAAGTGTCAATCGGATTGATACCTTCACTTCGGGTTTTATCTATAGAAAATTGTTCCGAAGCGGTGTTAAGAAGCATGGTTGGTTTGTCCCCGTCACTTATTGAACTGAAAATGTTGAATGTTAGAGGACTTACCCAACTACATGGTGAAGTTTTAATGCATCTTAGGGCACTTGAACAActttatattaaaaattgtgaTGAACTGAAATACTTGTGGGAACAAGAATCAGAGGCATGCAAGAGTCTTGTGAGTTTACAGAAGTTGGAAGTATGTTACTGTAAAAACTTGGTTTCATCAGCCGAGAAAGAGGTTAATATTGGGATCAGCATGGAATCACTTAAATCTGTGAAATTTCAAAACTGTGAGACATTGGAGAGTTACAATTGTACAAATACTGTTGAGAGGTTGCTTATAAGTAGTTGTGATTCAATGACATCCTTGACCTTCTCAGCAGTGCAGGAGCACCCATCCCCTCTTACTGAATCGATAGTCGGTGATTGtgataacatacaattacaaccCAAACCCATTCCAGTCGAAGATTTCCGTTTTCTCTCCATGTCTCGCCTAATATATCTTCATATTCTTGATTGCAAGAATCTAAAGTCATTTCCTCATGAGCATTTTCAAATTCTCACATCTTTGGAGGTAATGTTTATGTATGGTTGTCCAAGTATGGACTACTCCTTCCCTTGTGGGGTGTGGCCTCCTAATTTAAGCCAACTAACCGTAGGTTTGTTAAATAAGCCCATGTCAGAGTGGGGTCCGCAGAGTTTTCCTACCTCACTGGTTGAACTATGGTTATTTGGTGAAAATTCAGGAGTGGTTTCATTTGCAGTGGCAGACGATATGACGAATACTACTactccatcatcatcatcatcatcgtcatcatcatcttTTCTTCTTCCACCATCTCTTGTTTTTCTAACGCTCGAAAGTTTTGAGGATTTGGAATCATTTTCAGAGGT is a window of Lactuca sativa cultivar Salinas chromosome 1, Lsat_Salinas_v11, whole genome shotgun sequence DNA encoding:
- the LOC111878377 gene encoding putative disease resistance RPP13-like protein 1; its protein translation is MAEIVVSAVITVLCEKLISGELMKLARFEGIDSQLKKWKKNLPLIQAVLADATQKQIKERAVQLWVNDLQDLAYNIDDVLDDLATEALRRKLNKEAHSSTSTSKVLKFVPNCCTNFTPRNIMYGQQMSSKLEEITTKLHDLVDQRNNLGLNVNVERSNIIERRLEQTSLVDESKIMGREGDKEALLGKLLGNEECDENVSIVAIVGMGGIGKTTLAKVLYNEEKVKDHFEVKAWVCVSEECDVFNISKAIFQAVTGQNKDFANLDLLHVTLKEELSKKRFLFVLDDVWNEDHSKWELLQSPLLVGAPGSKIIVTTRSTRVASVMDSQQTYPLGVLSNEDALSLFAQHALGEKNFDKHPTLKLLGEGMVQKCGRLPLALKALGRILKGNRNVNEWEELLKSKIWDIDDGNKILPALKLSYYHLPPHLKQLFAYCSLIPKDYVFDKNKLVLLWVAEGFLSQSKGNKSMENLGHEYFEELKSRSFFQQPTNGQLGYTMHDLINDLATSVAGEFSFRLDGEVDVSDMNEAFDKFRHFSLVGPRSGSYRKLDELQRAKHLRTFLVMSVGLENYHFLDKVLLELQFLRVLCVVGLNHMYQGSQIITKVPESIGSLKHLRYLNFSCTKITCLPEQVSNLYNLQSLLLQNCFILCSLPESFAKLINLRHLDVSNTPKLNRMPLGISGLTSLQTLSKVIIDEDNRFKISDLKDLTDLQGWLTIKGLDKVINPIQAKDANLHQKKGLDVLVMDWGKEFNDSRDEMIEYEVLKELRPPPKLENLNILNNKGTRFPSWIGDPSFDQLTELILCGCRSTHLPTLGCLRSLKKLIVERMNEVKTVGFELLASTSSFHSIAFPSLEFLKFNDMQGWQMWSFNRGDDHRTPRSFPRLHEICLSSCPELDEVSIGLIPSLRVLSIENCSEAVLRSMVGLSPSLIELKMLNVRGLTQLHGEVLMHLRALEQLYIKNCDELKYLWEQESEACKSLVSLQKLEVCYCKNLVSSAEKEVNIGISMESLKSVKFQNCETLESYNCTNTVERLLISSCDSMTSLTFSAVQEHPSPLTESIVGDCDNIQLQPKPIPVEDFRFLSMSRLIYLHILDCKNLKSFPHEHFQILTSLEVMFMYGCPSMDYSFPCGVWPPNLSQLTVGLLNKPMSEWGPQSFPTSLVELWLFGENSGVVSFAVADDMTNTTTPSSSSSSSSSSFLLPPSLVFLTLESFEDLESFSEVLPHLPCLKRLDIVSCPMITDLKTTSSPSNLTIYVGK